DNA from Metabacillus flavus:
TCTTTAACTTTGCAGGGAAAAAAGAATAGCAGAAGGAAAGCCTATTAGGGGAATAGAAGTAATTAACGGAATCCATATGTTCTTGAGGAGGAAGAAAATGAAGGAAGATTGGAAACCTGAAGGATATTCCAGCGTCTCTCCGTATCTCATTGTTTCAAATGCACAAGCAGTGATTGAGTTTGCCGAAAAAGTATTGAATGGAACAGCCCACCGCCGCAAAAATAGACAAGATGGCTCAATAATGCATGTTGAATTGAAAATTGACGATTCAGTTGTTATGTTGGGGGAAGCTACAGAAAATTGGTCAGGGGCTCAAAATCATCTTCACGTATACGTTCCGGACGTTCATGCAACCTACAATCTTGCTGTTGAAGCAGGCTATGAATCTGTACAGGAACCGGAAATCCATGGGGATGAACCCGATAAGCGGGCAGGAATATTGGATCCCTGCGGCAATACATGGTGGATTGCCACACAGGTAAAATAAAAACGGACTTCCATATCAAGAAGTCCGTCTTTTTTCTAATTCAATTCTAAAAAGTCATACACATCTCCGCCATCAAACCCTGCTCCAAGGATGACACCATCCGGGAAAAGCTCCGCATGCTTCGATACGAACTCTTTAACGAAAATGATCATCGTCGCCGCACCTAAAAATAAGCCAGCCGGGAGATGCTCCTCTAATAGCTGATAAATTGGCTTGTAGACAGGAAAATAAGGTTCGACTGACAGTGGTGCATA
Protein-coding regions in this window:
- a CDS encoding VOC family protein produces the protein MKEDWKPEGYSSVSPYLIVSNAQAVIEFAEKVLNGTAHRRKNRQDGSIMHVELKIDDSVVMLGEATENWSGAQNHLHVYVPDVHATYNLAVEAGYESVQEPEIHGDEPDKRAGILDPCGNTWWIATQVK